From Panicum hallii strain FIL2 chromosome 2, PHallii_v3.1, whole genome shotgun sequence, a single genomic window includes:
- the LOC112880821 gene encoding zinc finger MYM-type protein 1-like has translation MVLLRLRGSALGLRPPSSVLYSTPPPAPKLRRVKKDVVFCFACYLFKNKESKGKGTAAFTVKGWKNWNIGENALLKHAHSKAHKAAQEKYLDFLNPDATIDDKIEKWSAEDRHLYKKRLTYSLRCLKFLLHQGLAFHGHDESAESSNRGNFIELLKFVAAHSEEVNKYVLNNAPSNCTLTSPMIQKQIIQCCAIETRKKIIGELGEEPFAILVDKCSDISHKEQLALCLRYVDALGRPCENFLGVVHIDDTTSLSLKDAIEALLVSHGLTLTRIRGQGYDGASNMRGDIKGLKTLIMQESPSAYYIHCFAHQLQPVLVAVAKGNNECVWFFDQVSLLLNIVGVSCMRHGMLRDARIENLMRALDCGELETGSGLNQEMGLARPGDTRWSSHYKAVCNIIAMYPIIREVLFTLGENTTVRADWTKIHTMLGAFESFDFIFCLHLMFTILGYTNDLSECLQRREQDILNAITLVKEAKKRMEHLSNHGWDQFLDRVTLFCNKHGVQVPAMEAFDPSNSFVSFDAQKLRRLAEFYPNEISSTELLKLDLQLDNFIDVLREDDDFKDLYNLVDLSVKLVEKKDIRSSVERAFSAMTFVKSKLRNKMGDSLLDDCLVTYIEKDFFFEVDEEDIIQTFMDLRKRRPNKKT, from the exons CACCGCCGGCGCCGAAGCTCCGCCG TGTCAAGAAAGATGTTGTGTTTTGCTTTGCATGCTACTTGTTCAAAAATAAAGAAAGTAAGGGAAAGGGGACTGCTGCATTTACTGTGAAAGGTTGGAAAAACTGGAATATAGGAGAGAATGCACTTTTGAAACATGCACATTCTAAGGCACATAAGGCAGCCCAAGAGAAATACCTTGATTTTCTGAATCCTGATGCAACAATTGATGATAAAATTGAGAAGTGGAGTGCTGAGGATCGTCATCTCTATAAGAAAAGGCTGACTTATTCACTTCGATGTTTGAAGTTTCTTTTGCATCAAGGATTAGCATTCCATGGACATGATGAAAGTGCAGAGTCTAGCAATAGAGGTAACTTCATTGAACTTTTGAAATTTGTTGCTGCACATAGTGAAGAGGTGAACAAGTATGTTCTAAACAATGCTCCAAGTAATTGCACTTTGACTAGCCCAATGATACAAAAGCAGATTATTCAGTGTTGTGCCATAGAAACTAGAAAGAAAATAATTGGAGAACTTGGTGAAGAGCCCTTTGCAATTTTAGTAGATAAGTGTAGTGACATATCACATAAAGAACAACTAGCTCTTTGCTTGCGTTATGTTGATGCATTGGGAAGGCCATGTGAGAACTTTCTTGGAGTTGTTCATATAGATGATACTACCTCTTTGTCACTTAAAGATGCAATTGAAGCTTTACTTGTTAGTCATGGCTTGACATTGACACGAATTCGTGGTCAAGGTTATGATGGGGCTAGCAACATGAGAGGAGATATTAAAGGGCTGAAAACATTGATTATGCAAGAGTCACCTTCTGCTTATTATATCCATTGCTTTGCACATCAACTCCAACCAGTTCTTGTTGCTGTTGCCAAGGGAAATAATGAGTGTGTTTGGTTTTTTGATCAAGTGTCTCTCTTGCTGAATATTGTTGGAGTCTCTTGTATGCGTCATGGCATGCTTCGAGATGCTAGGATTGAGAATCTCATGAGAGCACTTGATTGTGGTGAACTTGAAACTGGAAGTGGATTAAATCAAGAGATGGGGTTGGCTAGGCCCGGTGACACTCGGTGGAGCTCTCATTACAAGGCTGTATGCAACATCATTGCTATGTATCCTATAATCCGTGAAGTTCTTTTCACTCTTGGAGAGAATACTACTGTTAGAGCTGATTGGACAAAGATACATACCATGCTTGGTGCATTTGAGTCATTTGACTTTATTTTTTGTTTACACTTAATGTTTACTATTCTTGGATACACAAATGATTTGTCAGAGTGTTTGCAAAGAAGGGAGCAAGATATTCTTAATGCAATCACACTTGTTAAAGAGGCAAAGAAAAGAATGGAACACTTAAGCAATCATGGTTGGGATCAATTTCTTGATAGGGTCACTTTATTTTGCAACAAGCATGGTGTCCAAGTTCCTGCTATGGAGG CCTTTGATCCTTCCAACTCATTTGTTTCATTTGATGCACAGAAGCTACGTAGACTAGCTGAGTTCTATCCTAATGAAATATCAAGCACTGAATTGCTAAAACTGGACTTGcaacttgacaattttattgatGTCCTAAGAGAAGATGATGACTTCAAAGACCTATACAATCTTGTTGATCTCTCAGTTAAGCTTGTTGAAAAAAAAGACATAAGGT CAAGTGTTGAAAGAGCATTCTCTGCAATGACTTTTGTCAAATCTAAATTGAGAAACAAGATGGGTGATAGTCTTTTGGATGATTGTCTTGTCACATACATTGAGAAGGACTTTTTCTTTGAAGTGGATGAAGAAGACATAATTCAAACTTTTATGGACTTGAGGAAGCGTAGGCCAAATAAGAAAACATAG